Part of the Erwinia amylovora genome is shown below.
GACGTCACTTTTATTGATATCGACAACCCTGCCTGATCCTTTCTTTTGCACCATTCATGCGCCAGCTGCCAGATCTGAACAGTCTGGCGGGTGGTTGACAGCCCCGCCACAATTACGCATAACTACTTGATAACCTGACCCTGATTGAGGAGGCCAGTTTTGCAACAAGCACGCTGTTACCTGCTGGGCGAACGCGCGGTAGTCCTCGAGTTAGCACCTCCGCTATCGCTGGCCAGCCAGCAGCGCATCTGGGGGTTAATGCAACGCCTGAAGGATTGCCGCGAAACCCTCGAAATTGTCCCCGGAATGAACAACATTACCGTTCTGTTGCGCGATCCTCAGCGCGATATACATCAGGCAATTGATTGGCTACAGCAGCACTGGGAAGAGAGTGAAGCGCTGGAGCTGGCATCACGCCGGGTTGACATTCCTGTGGTCTATGGCGGTCAGTCGGGCGCGGATCTGGACGAGGTGGCGCATCATAGCGGCATGACAGCTTCTCAGGTCGTGGCCTGTCACGCATCGACAGATTACGTGGTGTACTTTATTGGTTTCCAGCCGGGTTTCCCGTATCTCGCTGGGTTGGAC
Proteins encoded:
- the pxpB gene encoding 5-oxoprolinase subunit PxpB; translated protein: MQQARCYLLGERAVVLELAPPLSLASQQRIWGLMQRLKDCRETLEIVPGMNNITVLLRDPQRDIHQAIDWLQQHWEESEALELASRRVDIPVVYGGQSGADLDEVAHHSGMTASQVVACHASTDYVVYFIGFQPGFPYLAGLDKRLHTPRRAEPRVLVPAGSVGIGGSQTGIYPVAAPGGWQLIGQTPIALFTPQQHPPVLLRPGDRVRFVPQKEGIC